ACTTTTTCTAATTCTATTCTACCTTCATCATCTAAATCTAAATTAGATTGGGCAATTTTTTTACCTTCCTCTTCTTCTGCACTTAAATAAATAGGCGTTTTAGTAATATCAATTTTACCTTCAACTACTTCACGATATGGAGTTTCAATAAACCCTAAATTATTCACTTTTGCATATACAGCTAGTGAAGAAATCAATCCAATATTCGGCCCCTCAGGAGTTTCAATTGGACATAGACGACCATAATGAGTATAGTGAACATCACGCACCTCAAAACCAGCTCTTTCTCTAGATAAACCTCCAGGTCCTAATGCTGATAATCTTCTTTTATGAGTAATCTCAGCCAATGGATTCGTTTGATCCATAAATTGAGATAATTGATTCGTTCCAAAAAACGAATTAATTACAGATGATAATGTTTTCGCATTAATCAAATCAATAGGTGTAAACACCTCATTATCACGCACATTCATACGTTCTCTAATGGTACGAGCCATACGAGAAAGACCAACACCAAACTGACTTGCTAACTGCTCTCCAACAGTTCTTACACGACGGTTAGATAAGTGATCAATATCATCAACTTCCGCTTTAGAATTAACCAATTTGATTAAATTCTTGATAATAGTAATAATATCTATTTTAGTTAAGACACGTTCTTCAATATCAATGTCTAAACCTAATTTTTTATTCATTCTATATCGACCAACTTCACCTAAATTGTAACGTTGTTCAGAAAAGAATAATTTATTTATAATACCTTTTGCTGTCTCATAATCTGGCGGCTCAGCATTACGTAATTGACGGTATATATGTTCTACAGCTTCCTTTTCAGAGTTTGTAGGATCTTTTTGTAAGGTGTTATGGATTATAGCATAATCACCCATTTCATTGTCTTCTTTATGTAAAAGAATCGTTTTAGTTCCAGCATCAAGTATTTCATCAATATGCTCTTTTTCAAGAACAGTATCTCTATCTAAAATAATCTCATTACGCTCAATAGATACAACTTCACCGGTATCTTCATCAACGAAATCTTCGTGCCAAGTTTTCAATACTCTCGCAGCTAACTTTCTGTCTAAAACTTTTTTCAATCCACTTTTTGAAACTTTAATTTCATCAGCAAGATCAAATATTTCTAATATATCCTTATCACGTTCATATCCGATAGCACGGAATAATGTAGTAACAGGTAATTTTTTCTTTCTATCAATATAGGCATACATTACCTGATTGATATCTGTTGCAAATTCTATCCAAGAACCTTTAAAAGGAATTACCCTAGCAGAATATAATTTAGTACCATTAGCATGAAAAGATTGACCGAAGAAAACCCCTGGAGAACGGTGTAATTGAGAAACCACAACACGTTCTGCACCATTTATAACAAAAGTACCACTATGTGTCATGTAAGGAATTGTACCTAAATATACATCTTGTACAATAGTTTCGAAATCCTCATGTTCCGGATCAGTACAATACAATTTAAGTCTTGCCTTTAATGGAACACTATGCGTTAAACCCCTTTCGATACATTCTTGAATTGAGTATCTTGGCGGATCAACAAAATAATCTATAAACTCTAATACAAATTGATTTCTGGTATCAGTTATAGGGAAATTATCTGAGAAAGTTTTAAATAAACCTTCGTCACTTCTTTGGTCTGCCTTAGTTTCTAACTGAAAAAAATCTTGAAACGATTTTACTTGAATATCTAAAAAGTCAGGATAATCAGTAATTAGTTTTGCAGATGAGAAGTTTACTCTTTCGGTACTTGTATTTGTTGCCAATGGAGAAATTTTTTAATTATAAAAAATGATGAACTTTAAAGAACGAATATATACGCAAAATGGTTTAGGCCAATTACGCATACACGCAATGACCTAAACCTTAATTGTTTAGCCCGATATTCGGGAGTTAAGCTTATTTAAGCTCAACCTCAGCTCCAGCCTCTTCTAAAGATGTTTTAAGACCTTCAGCTTCTTCTTTAGAAACTCCTTCTTTAATTGCTTTAGGAGCACCATCTACTAATTCCTTAGCATCTTTAAGACCTAAACCAGTTAATTCTTTAACTAATTTTACAACTGCTAATTTAGAACCACCAGCTGCTTTTAAAATTACGTCAAATTCTGATTGCTCTTCAGCTGCATCATCACCAGCTCCAGCACCAGGTCCTGCTACTGCTACTGCAGCTGCTGCAGGCTCAATACCATACTCGTCTTTTAATATATTAGCCAATTCATTAACTTCTTTTACAGTTAAGTTAACTAATTGTTCTGCGAAATCTTTTAATTCTGCCATTTTTGTTTGTTTTAATTTTTTAATATTTAGATTATAAGTGCGTACTTTTTATTTTTCTGATAAAGTCTTAAGGATTCCAGATAATTTCTGACCACCTGATTGCAATGCTCCAATAACATTTTTAGCTGGAGATTGTAACAATCCGATAACTTCACCAATAAGTTCTTCTTTAGATTTAATATTTACAAGAGCATCTAATTGGTTATCACCAACATAAATTGACTCTTCAATATAAGCTCCTTTAAGAACTGGTTTGTCAGATTTCTTACGAAATTCTTTAATTACTTTTGCTGGAGCATTACTAACTTCAGAAATCATTATAGAGGTATTTCCCTTTAAAACTTCTGGTAATTCTCCAAAATCTTTATCAGATTTTTCCATTGCTTTAGTAAGCAAGGTATTTTTAACAACTGCCAATTTTACGTTAGCTTTAAAACAAGCCCTACGTAATTTTGTAGTATTCAAAGCATCTAAGCCTGAAATATCTGCAAGGTATATTGTGCTACTATCAGCTAATTGGCTTGTTAAGTCGTCTATTACTTGTGATTTTTGTTCTCTAGTCATTTTTCTAAACTTTTAACTTGCTATACAACTGATTTGGTATCTATTTGAATACTAGGACTCATCGTACTAGACATAAAGACACTTTTTACATAAATTCCTTTAGATGTTGTTGGTTTTAACTTCATTATTGTTGTAAACAATTCTTTAGCATTACCAGCAATTTTTTCAGCATCAAAAGACGCTTTACCTATAGCAGCATGAATGATTCCAGTTTTATCAACTTTAAAATCAATTTTACCACCTTTAACATCTGCAACAGCTTTAGCTACATCCATAGTTACGGTACCAGTCTTAGGGTTTGGCATTAAACCACGTGGGCCTAATACTCTACCTAAAGGTCCTAATTTACCCATAACGCTTGGCATTGTAACAATTACGTCTACATCTGTCCATCCTCCTTTAATTTTTTGAAGGTATTCATCTAAACCAACATAATCAGCACCCGCCGCTTTGGCTTCCTCTTCTTTATCTGGTGTTACTAATGCAAGAACTTTCACATCTTTACCTGTTCCGTGTGGTAATGTTACTACCCCACGAACCATTTGATTTGCTTTTCTAGGATCTACTCCTAATCTAACCGCAACATCAATAGATGGATCAAACTTTACATTAGATATTTCTTTTACTAAAACAGAGGCTTCTTCTAAAGAATATGCTTTTGTAGCATCTACTTTGGCCTTAGCTTCTTTTCTATTTTTAGTTAATTTCGACATTTTTTTATAAAATTATAAAGTTTAAGCAGGAGCGTTTCCTTTAACTCTTATTCCCATTGATCTTGCAGTACCTGCAACCATTTTCATTGCTGATTCAACTTTAAAAGCATTTAAATCAACCATTTTATCTTCAGCTATGGTTCTAATTTGGTCCCAAGTAACCGTCGCAACTTTTTTACGATTTGGTTCTCCTGATCCTTTCTTAGTTTTCGCAGCCTCAAGTAACTGTACCGCAGCTGGTGGTGTTTTTACAACAAAGTCAAAAGACTTGTCTTTATAAACAGTAATAGCCACTGGTAACACTTTGCCTGGTTTATCTTGAGTTCTAGCATTAAACTGCTTACAGAACTCCAT
The nucleotide sequence above comes from Aureibaculum algae. Encoded proteins:
- the rplA gene encoding 50S ribosomal protein L1 — protein: MSKLTKNRKEAKAKVDATKAYSLEEASVLVKEISNVKFDPSIDVAVRLGVDPRKANQMVRGVVTLPHGTGKDVKVLALVTPDKEEEAKAAGADYVGLDEYLQKIKGGWTDVDVIVTMPSVMGKLGPLGRVLGPRGLMPNPKTGTVTMDVAKAVADVKGGKIDFKVDKTGIIHAAIGKASFDAEKIAGNAKELFTTIMKLKPTTSKGIYVKSVFMSSTMSPSIQIDTKSVV
- the rplK gene encoding 50S ribosomal protein L11, whose product is MAKEISKVVKLQVRGGAANPSPPVGPALGAAGVNIMEFCKQFNARTQDKPGKVLPVAITVYKDKSFDFVVKTPPAAVQLLEAAKTKKGSGEPNRKKVATVTWDQIRTIAEDKMVDLNAFKVESAMKMVAGTARSMGIRVKGNAPA
- the rplL gene encoding 50S ribosomal protein L7/L12, which codes for MAELKDFAEQLVNLTVKEVNELANILKDEYGIEPAAAAVAVAGPGAGAGDDAAEEQSEFDVILKAAGGSKLAVVKLVKELTGLGLKDAKELVDGAPKAIKEGVSKEEAEGLKTSLEEAGAEVELK
- the rplJ gene encoding 50S ribosomal protein L10, with translation MTREQKSQVIDDLTSQLADSSTIYLADISGLDALNTTKLRRACFKANVKLAVVKNTLLTKAMEKSDKDFGELPEVLKGNTSIMISEVSNAPAKVIKEFRKKSDKPVLKGAYIEESIYVGDNQLDALVNIKSKEELIGEVIGLLQSPAKNVIGALQSGGQKLSGILKTLSEK